The genomic DNA TCTTCAAATCTTCCGATCACTTGTTTGATCACTTTTACCACCATTTTCCTACTCCGAGTTCTTAACGTCATTTACCGAACCGGCAAGCCACTAGGCAAAAGAGTTTCTCCGCAGTGGCCTCTCAGCACTCTGATTGTTTTAGGTTCAGGTGcgcttttttgttttttcttattTGCTTTTGATTTTACGATGTTTGATTATGATCTTCAGATCGTGTGATTTCTCGGTATAGGAGGTCACACAGCGGAGATGATTAATCTCTTGTTAGTTTTGCGAAAGGAAAGGTTTACACCGAGGTTCTATATCGCCGCTGCTACTGATAATATGAGTCTTCAAAAAGCTCGTGTAGTGGAGAATTCTTTGGCTGATTCGGTAACTTCATTTTTTCTCTTCATTCTCTCATAAATTGCTATTAAGATTTTGTTCATTGCCTTTTGTTCTTTTATTCGTTGGATTTCGATTTGTTTAATGTGATTTTGTGTTTGTATGattactatttatatattatagtTCAATGAAATCTGTCATCTTATGTCTGGAATCATGAATTTGGAAATTTGGATTTGGATTGCATTTGCTTATATGAATTCTGAGAATGAGATGCATGCATTATGTATAAATTAGTTAAGATTTAATATGATTATACATGTAAAAGATAGAAAAacatttatttcaatttcataatcCTCTATAGGAATTTCACATTCACAACTAAATAGACATCCAGCAAATATATGTACTTGGTGAAGTAATCATGAATGTTACATTTATATGTCTTTTACCGCACAACTTACGATATTTTTGAAATTCAAGTTCTCAAAAGCCATCTTGAACCATTTATCTATTATTTAGATTTTCTTGTTACTTCCTTTTTTGCCCCCTTGTATGTGAATGTAGTTAATTTTTGACCTCTTTTCTTGGAAAAATCACAATTTAATTTCCATTGATAAGCAATGTTCTAAATCTTTCACAACAGAGAGCCTAATTTCAGACTTTCATGTATGATTTATTGGACAATCGCCGACCCTAGACTGTCCAAGAAACTAGATCCAATAACTTCTGCCTGGCATAAGTATTTTTCAGAACTTCTTTTTTGCTCTTATGTCTTCGTTTTGAATGATCTTGCCTGATTTCTTATATTAGTAGTACTACTATTTTGctgtttttctatatattttactCTTACACTTCATTTTTGTTGAAGCACCTGCATTCAACACCTGTGTTTGTCGCTTATATTGATGAGGATACAGGGACATAACCTTCCAAATACAAAGAAAATCTTgaccaaagaattgaacttacctgTGTTTGTCACTTATATGGATGAGGAGATAATTGCTGCAGTTCTGCTTCTTAAGAAACAGAACTGTGGTTCATAATCATGTTCCTGTTTTTTCTGTTCATAAAAGAGGTTTCCTTCTTAACTTTATTTCAATCACAGAGTGAGACCAAGGGACTCTCTGCAGAATTTATGCAGATCTATAGAAGCAGGGAAGTTGGTCAATCATATGTAACTTCTGTTTGGACAACTTTAGTTGCCATAGCTCATGCATTGTGGCTGATGATTAAAATCAGGCCTCAAGTGGTATTTTTCTGCCTCTGTTCTGTTTTTCTTCTCTTCCAATTTTGTTGCATTTGCTTAAAAGAGATGTTTGCGCTCAAATTTCTTTCTAAAAACATTCTTCATTGCAGGTTCTTTGCAATGGCCCTGGTACTTGTATTCCTCTATGTGTAATTGCATTCTTTTTCAAGGTTTTCCTTCCTAACCCATTTTATTTTGTATTCCCTTTCTCCGTTGGGATTTTTCCACAGAGGGAAAAAGAAGATAAGTTTAATGCATACATTTCTACTTCTAAGAAAATTGGAGGTTAGCCATTTTGCTTTCGAATTTTGCTTGCAGGTGGTTGGAATTAGATGGTCATCCATTTTTTATGTTGAGAGCATTGCAAGAGTAAAAAGACTCTCTTTAAGTGGTTTGTTGCTTTACAAGTTAAGGATTGCTGATCAGTTCTTTGTGCAATGGCCGCAACTGCAGAGACAATACCCTCGGGCTCATTATGTAGGTTGCCTGATGTAGATAATTAAGTCAGCTGCTGATGGGTACTCTCACTTAACTTCTTAGATTATTTTCTTATTATCATATTCTACTACTTTATAAAGTTTCTTTCCCTCCACTAAGATTTTTGTATTTCTGTGTTGAGTTGGGTTCATTACTACAACATGATTCAATGTAGACTCTGATATTTGGCAAAAAGAGCAATAGGATGTTATATCAATCAGCTCAAAATTTCAGTAGTAACATTACAATTGATCTTTTAACAAAGACCATATATATTAAGAGACTTCCAGCATATTATTTCACAGCCTGAATGTGAAGTCTTTAGGAATGAGTTTTTTAGGCATGCAGTTCCTAAGGGTCTATACCTGGATGTAAATAAGGCCTAATTTAActgtcttattttattatttattatgtatttgtATTTACATTATTGTCCCTAGCATTTAAGGATGGTTTTTGACTTTTTGTGTGTTATTTGTATTTAAATTATTGTCCCTAGTAGTTAATGACAGttattgtgtgatatttgtctTAAAAAAAGGGTTACTATTTGATGTATTAACAGTGTATATAATTCTACACCATCAATGAACCAGATGATACTGCATCATTAGAAatgaaattaattgaatttagttTCAAAAGAGTTTAGATGGTGTGCCATCATCTAGTTCATTGATATTGTATACAATATTAGTGCATCAAATATAAATCCTTAAAAATAAGTGAAGACAGGGGTGGCCTGATGGTTTGTAGGAAAGGTCCGTCTAGGTACCTTGGGAGTCATTGTATTTCCAGTATTGTTAATGCGCTTTAAGATTTACAAAATCTGTTGATGGCAGTAAAGATTATTAGATTGTGTTCAGTGTTCTGTTTGCTTTTTGTGTTTGAAGGGTTCAAGTGATAAAGTTAGGAAAGGGTTTCTGGTTTCCTAACAAAGTTCTGGATCAACTTCTGTTTCTGTGATTTTGTAAAGTAGATTACTTACTATGATTAAATTCCTACATAGCTTGGTCCAAATTTCCTATcctttttctactatttttgccTCTAACTTTATATCGTTTTTAGGATGAGAGCAGGCAACATTGCATTATTTGTTTAGGTTCTTGAGCTATCTTGGAGATTTGGCTTGaataatcatatatattttttaagctTGGATTGAACATTGAGAGTTCTTACTTATATGTCACAAACCAGCCAGCAAGGAATTAGTGTGTATGACTCACTGAAGTTTGACTCATTTTCAAGCATTCTCTCTCTAGTTTGTGATATATTACCTATATTCAGGGCGAATGCACCAGTTTCTAAGATTTAAAATAAACCTGATAATGAGCCTTGACTTGGCTTATTAACTATGAGCTTCAATGAACCCTATTGACATGTTGATCATTAATGGCTGTTCATTTAACCGAACATAAAcatgtttctttctttctttttcgcaCATCAGTAATGGTTTGATTCTTAGATTCATTTGTCTAATCTTCCCTGTTGTTTTTGAACACACCATTGTtttatggcatctttcttttctctgtttttaCTCCCTCCTGCTTTTGCTTTTATACACACTGTTAGAGAATGGGGCTAGTGGAAACAAATTAGATAATTATTTTCTTCTCCTATACCAACTAGCATGGTCTAGCTTGGTGCTTGAGTTAAGCTGTATCCCTAGCCATTTCGGATGAAGTCATATCCAAAACAGAGAATATGTAGGCATTACTGAATTGAATTTAGTTTGCTAGTGCTATTTTAGAGTTTGGTTATCTATGACTCTGCATTGAGAAGGATGAAGAAAGATTACTTTTGGGGTTGTATTTCTTGTTTTGCAGAAAATGACAATCTCATATAGAACTGTGGAAGCCACACTTAATCTGTTAACTAACCTCTTCGAGTAAAGGACTCTTCGAAACTTCACTACCGTTTCGATATTCATTCTTAGAGCTTTTATTGTCAAGATAACACTGGTAAACATATGAAACGAAGCCCCATATCGCCAAGACCATGGCAATTGCCTTCACTGCATCCATTTTGTCATGGAAAAAGATCACAGCTAGAATTGGAATAACAGGCAAACCCAAGACACTTATGGCATTGGAGAAGAGCGAAGAAACTTTGAAAATCAATCCTATTGCGCCGATGACAAAAAGCTGTGAAGCTATAGCTGTTTCAATCAGGGTCATTGCATAGGAAAACTTACCGAGTTCGAACTCTTCTACTTCTATTGACAAACCTTTCCATTCTCCGCTGATGAAAAGTCCCAGAATGGCAGCAGAAGCCTCAAC from Gossypium arboreum isolate Shixiya-1 chromosome 9, ASM2569848v2, whole genome shotgun sequence includes the following:
- the LOC108457498 gene encoding UDP-N-acetylglucosamine transferase subunit ALG14-like, with the translated sequence MGKNSRFCFSNLSSNLPITCLITFTTIFLLRVLNVIYRTGKPLGKRVSPQWPLSTLIVLGSGGHTAEMINLLLVLRKERFTPRFYIAAATDNMSLQKARVVENSLADSSETKGLSAEFMQIYRSREVGQSYVTSVWTTLVAIAHALWLMIKIRPQVVLCNGPGTCIPLCVIAFFFKVVGIRWSSIFYVESIARVKRLSLSGLLLYKLRIADQFFVQWPQLQRQYPRAHYVGCLM